A stretch of Geomonas oryzisoli DNA encodes these proteins:
- a CDS encoding DUF485 domain-containing protein yields MAEKQYDWKAIAKNPKFVELHHKKTAFLFGWWIFSCVYYFLLPIGAAYTPGIFKVKIIGAVNFGYIFALSQFFVSWGIALYYSHVANKDFDRLTRELIDELHL; encoded by the coding sequence ATGGCAGAAAAACAGTACGACTGGAAAGCAATCGCAAAAAATCCCAAGTTCGTGGAGCTACATCACAAGAAGACGGCCTTCCTTTTCGGATGGTGGATTTTCTCCTGTGTGTACTATTTCCTGCTCCCCATCGGGGCGGCTTACACACCGGGGATCTTCAAGGTCAAAATCATCGGCGCGGTCAACTTCGGGTACATCTTCGCACTCTCCCAGTTCTTCGTCTCCTGGGGGATTGCACTCTACTACTCCCACGTTGCCAACAAGGACTTTGACCGGTTGACCAGGGAACTGATCGACGAATTACATCTCTAG
- a CDS encoding DUF2156 domain-containing protein, whose protein sequence is MEIPRHPQTRGITLEDKPLLDRLFAELQPRVSELTFANLYLFRKVHEYRLTLVGDAVVALGRGYDGSAYFLPPFGGDIAGASRKLLESGLTLYGADDLFLACHLGGGDGVEAVPDRNNFDYLHLKDEMAQLSGKQYHKKKNRVNYFLNRHRHQVEILNDGHLAGALALLEEWGRVRTEIVPRGTTQGGSVQGEIEGAAEALRLYRELGLSGVVILVDDVVRGFALGERLNRETAVCHFEKGDLFMEGLYQLLDREFSRLLFTDCTYLNREQDLGEESLRQAKLSYHPVELLAKYRVRKI, encoded by the coding sequence ATGGAGATCCCGCGCCACCCGCAGACCCGGGGCATCACCCTGGAGGACAAGCCCCTGTTGGACCGGCTCTTTGCCGAATTGCAGCCCCGCGTCTCGGAACTGACCTTTGCCAACCTGTACCTGTTCCGCAAGGTGCACGAGTACCGACTGACGCTCGTGGGGGATGCGGTTGTCGCCCTTGGGCGCGGCTATGACGGCTCCGCCTATTTTCTTCCCCCCTTTGGCGGCGACATCGCCGGCGCGTCGCGGAAACTGCTGGAGTCGGGACTCACCCTGTACGGTGCCGACGACCTGTTCCTGGCGTGCCATCTGGGCGGCGGTGACGGTGTCGAGGCGGTCCCGGACCGCAACAACTTCGACTACCTGCACCTGAAGGACGAGATGGCGCAGCTAAGCGGCAAGCAGTACCACAAGAAGAAAAACCGGGTGAACTACTTCCTGAACCGGCACCGGCACCAGGTGGAGATCCTGAACGACGGGCATCTCGCCGGTGCGCTGGCGCTGCTGGAAGAATGGGGGAGGGTGAGGACGGAGATCGTGCCGCGCGGGACGACGCAGGGGGGCTCGGTGCAGGGTGAAATCGAAGGGGCCGCGGAGGCGCTCAGGCTGTACCGGGAACTGGGGCTTTCCGGGGTGGTGATCCTGGTGGACGATGTGGTGCGCGGCTTTGCCCTGGGTGAGAGGCTGAACCGGGAGACCGCGGTCTGCCACTTCGAGAAGGGCGACCTCTTCATGGAGGGGCTCTACCAGTTGCTGGATCGGGAGTTTTCCCGGCTCCTGTTCACCGACTGCACTTATCTGAACCGGGAGCAGGACTTGGGCGAGGAGTCGCTTAGGCAGGCGAAGCTTTCCTATCATCCGGTGGAGTTGCTGGCGAAGTATCGGGTGAGGAAGATCTAG
- a CDS encoding cache domain-containing protein produces the protein MQRYLFDFIKNLKLRWKMVVLVLPLVIIPIFLVGGIIGYISTKQAYLGITQTSKDDLQHMASFTVDLLNSHYQQFQVYKQDKERTFHEELKTVSELAYNVVKSQHNLQKSGRTDLAGAMREARNALLKVNVGKTGYIYAMNSRGELKVHVAQEGANVSESRDETGRYFIKEMIEKAHRAKPGEVLYIVYPWKNAALGDKSLRKKVVAYRYFKEWDWIIAAGGYLEETYEDLAFERRSFEALKEKIKSKKVGKTGYIFAMDSSGNFMIHPTGEGHNFLNAVDFNGQHFIKEMCERKNGWIRYPWKNKGDEAPRMKIVRYEYFEPWNWIVAVGSYEEEFYQEANAIKGRILESMVVLTILVSVLSVFMVLLASRVMTEPISRMIEVIRKVKQGRLDETMPVESEDELGELAHAFNRMTRIIKHNKELEANLAQQGKMASLGVLSSGVAHEINNPLGVILGYAAYIEKKLTPEDPNYKFIHEIKRESKRCKKIVQDLLSYARTPQPVLEETDINDLLEQIVDFAANHTDMHHVTVKKSFDYSLPPIMVDGDQLRQVAINLILNAGAAMQKGGELVVSTERGGEEWVSLKFRDNGAGISPEHMEKIFEPFFTTKVKGTGLGLAITRQIVEQHHGKIGIESEIGAGTTVEVRLPLKRDEYC, from the coding sequence GTGCAGAGATATCTCTTCGACTTCATAAAGAACCTGAAACTGCGCTGGAAGATGGTGGTCCTGGTGCTCCCCCTGGTGATCATCCCCATCTTCCTGGTCGGCGGCATCATCGGCTACATCTCGACCAAGCAGGCCTACCTCGGCATCACCCAGACCAGTAAGGACGACCTGCAGCACATGGCCTCGTTCACGGTCGACCTGCTGAACTCCCACTACCAGCAGTTCCAGGTCTACAAGCAGGACAAGGAACGGACCTTTCACGAAGAGCTGAAGACGGTAAGCGAGCTCGCCTACAACGTGGTCAAGAGCCAGCACAACCTGCAGAAATCCGGACGCACCGACCTGGCCGGCGCCATGCGCGAGGCCAGAAACGCGCTCCTCAAGGTTAATGTCGGCAAGACCGGCTACATCTACGCCATGAACAGCCGCGGCGAGCTGAAGGTGCACGTGGCCCAGGAAGGGGCCAACGTCTCCGAGAGCCGGGACGAGACCGGCCGCTACTTCATCAAGGAGATGATCGAGAAGGCGCACCGCGCCAAGCCTGGTGAAGTGCTCTACATCGTCTACCCCTGGAAGAACGCGGCGCTGGGCGACAAATCACTCAGAAAGAAGGTGGTCGCCTACCGCTACTTCAAGGAATGGGACTGGATCATCGCCGCCGGCGGCTACCTCGAGGAAACCTACGAGGACCTGGCCTTCGAGCGCCGCTCCTTCGAGGCGCTCAAGGAAAAGATCAAGAGCAAGAAGGTGGGCAAGACCGGCTACATCTTCGCCATGGACAGCTCCGGCAACTTCATGATCCACCCCACCGGCGAGGGACACAACTTCCTCAACGCCGTCGATTTCAACGGCCAGCACTTCATCAAGGAGATGTGCGAGCGGAAAAACGGCTGGATCCGCTACCCCTGGAAGAACAAGGGTGACGAGGCGCCGCGCATGAAGATCGTGCGTTACGAGTACTTCGAGCCGTGGAACTGGATCGTCGCGGTCGGCTCCTACGAGGAGGAATTCTACCAGGAGGCCAACGCCATCAAGGGGCGCATCCTGGAAAGCATGGTGGTGCTCACCATCCTGGTTTCGGTGCTGTCGGTGTTCATGGTGCTGCTCGCCTCGCGCGTGATGACCGAGCCGATCAGCCGGATGATCGAGGTGATCCGCAAGGTCAAACAGGGGAGACTGGACGAGACCATGCCGGTCGAGTCCGAGGACGAACTGGGCGAGCTCGCCCACGCCTTCAACCGGATGACCAGGATCATCAAGCACAACAAGGAGTTGGAGGCGAACCTCGCCCAGCAGGGGAAGATGGCCTCGCTGGGGGTGCTCTCCTCGGGGGTCGCCCACGAGATCAACAACCCGCTCGGAGTGATCTTGGGCTACGCCGCCTATATCGAGAAGAAGCTCACCCCGGAGGACCCCAACTACAAGTTCATCCACGAGATAAAGCGCGAGAGCAAGCGCTGCAAGAAGATCGTCCAGGACCTCCTCTCCTACGCCAGGACGCCGCAGCCGGTCCTCGAGGAGACCGACATCAACGACCTCCTGGAACAGATCGTGGACTTCGCGGCGAACCACACCGACATGCACCACGTGACGGTGAAAAAGAGCTTCGACTACTCCCTGCCGCCGATCATGGTTGACGGCGACCAGCTGCGCCAGGTGGCCATCAACCTGATCCTGAACGCGGGCGCCGCCATGCAGAAAGGGGGCGAGCTGGTGGTGAGTACCGAGCGCGGCGGCGAAGAGTGGGTGAGCCTCAAGTTCCGCGACAACGGCGCAGGTATCTCGCCCGAGCACATGGAGAAGATCTTCGAGCCGTTCTTCACCACCAAGGTGAAAGGGACGGGACTGGGACTCGCCATCACCAGGCAGATCGTGGAGCAGCATCATGGCAAGATCGGCATCGAAAGCGAAATCGGTGCCGGCACCACGGTCGAGGTACGCCTCCCCCTGAAAAGGGACGAATACTGCTGA
- a CDS encoding sigma-54-dependent transcriptional regulator yields the protein MTKKRVMLVDNEEGLCRMMEAVLSDNGYAVSAFTRSFEAAESFQAGQWDLLVTDIKMPGMDGLELLQKVKQKDPAIPVIMVTAYATVEMSIQALRKGAYDMLTKPFEPEELLYRVKNALQHTRLMEENRELREELVGRFNFGNIIGASTALKEVLERVEKLAVRDTSVLITGESGTGKELIAQAVHYNSPRKEKKFVAINCGALPASLLESELFGYKKGAFTGATENRRGLLETADGGTLFLDEVGNLPMTVQKTLLRFLQEQEFNRLGDPTPTKVDVRILSATNADMKQGVKAGEFREDLYYRLNVVNIHLPPLRQRRDDIALLAAHFISLQNSKFGTHIKGLTHDAMEAAVEFPWPGNIRQLKNVIEACIAMESSDYITLPVLSQFIEVVPTDTAGEALTEEGEYSKALMRFETEYLRGLLRKNQGNVEAAAKEAGTNMATIYRKIKKYGIRKDEYNS from the coding sequence ATGACCAAGAAACGAGTGATGCTGGTAGACAACGAGGAGGGGCTGTGCCGGATGATGGAGGCGGTCCTCTCGGACAACGGCTACGCGGTCTCCGCGTTCACCAGGAGCTTCGAGGCCGCCGAGAGCTTCCAGGCCGGCCAGTGGGACCTCCTGGTCACCGACATCAAGATGCCCGGCATGGACGGGCTGGAACTGCTGCAGAAGGTGAAGCAGAAGGACCCCGCCATACCGGTGATCATGGTCACCGCCTACGCCACCGTGGAGATGTCGATCCAGGCCCTGAGAAAAGGGGCCTACGACATGCTCACCAAGCCGTTCGAGCCCGAGGAGCTTTTGTACCGGGTCAAGAACGCGCTGCAGCACACCCGCCTCATGGAGGAGAACCGCGAGCTGCGCGAGGAGCTGGTCGGCCGTTTCAACTTCGGCAACATCATCGGCGCCTCCACGGCTCTCAAGGAGGTGCTGGAGCGGGTGGAGAAACTCGCCGTGCGCGACACGTCGGTGCTCATCACCGGCGAGTCCGGGACCGGCAAGGAGCTGATCGCCCAGGCGGTGCACTACAACTCTCCGAGAAAGGAGAAGAAGTTCGTCGCCATCAACTGCGGCGCCCTCCCCGCTTCGCTATTGGAGAGCGAGCTCTTCGGCTACAAGAAGGGGGCCTTCACCGGCGCCACCGAGAACCGGCGCGGCCTTTTGGAGACCGCCGACGGCGGCACGCTCTTTCTCGACGAGGTGGGCAACCTCCCCATGACGGTGCAAAAGACCCTCTTGCGCTTTCTCCAGGAGCAGGAGTTCAACCGGCTGGGCGACCCGACCCCGACCAAGGTCGACGTCCGCATCCTCTCCGCCACCAACGCCGACATGAAGCAGGGGGTAAAGGCGGGTGAGTTCCGCGAGGACCTCTACTACCGCCTGAACGTGGTCAACATCCACCTCCCCCCGCTGCGCCAGCGCAGGGACGACATCGCCCTGCTGGCCGCGCACTTCATCTCGCTGCAGAACTCGAAGTTCGGCACCCACATCAAGGGGCTCACCCACGATGCCATGGAGGCCGCGGTGGAGTTTCCCTGGCCGGGGAACATCCGGCAGCTCAAGAACGTGATCGAGGCCTGCATCGCCATGGAAAGCAGCGACTACATCACCCTGCCGGTGCTGTCCCAGTTCATCGAGGTGGTCCCCACCGATACCGCCGGCGAGGCGCTCACCGAAGAAGGGGAATACTCCAAGGCGCTGATGCGCTTCGAGACCGAGTACCTCAGGGGTCTTTTGCGCAAGAACCAGGGGAACGTGGAGGCCGCCGCCAAGGAAGCCGGCACCAACATGGCCACCATCTACCGCAAGATCAAGAAATACGGGATCCGCAAGGACGAGTACAACAGCTGA